The Thalassotalea sp. 273M-4 genome includes a region encoding these proteins:
- the cysE gene encoding serine O-acetyltransferase has product MFNRIKEDIRSVFARDPAARTTFEVLTNYPGLHAIWGHCISNWFWRHNLKWIARTISTLFRWFTGVEIHPGATIGKRFFIDHGMGIVIGETAQIGDDCTVYHGVTLGGTSWKAGKRHPTLGNNVVIGAGAKVLGPLNVGNNARIGSNAVVVKDVPEGATVVGIPGRVVNANIEQQQNRDKLASQFGFDAYAVSTDNPDPVAKAIGRMLDHMNLMDEKLKEVTHAVNTVGGNVCDKDLPSVHVSEFNEYEQEAAEKRKTASEAFDPKI; this is encoded by the coding sequence ATGTTTAACCGAATTAAAGAAGACATTCGAAGTGTTTTTGCTCGTGACCCAGCAGCTCGTACGACATTTGAAGTACTGACCAATTACCCTGGCTTGCATGCAATTTGGGGACATTGTATTTCCAATTGGTTTTGGCGTCATAACTTAAAGTGGATTGCTCGAACAATCTCAACGTTATTTCGTTGGTTCACCGGGGTTGAAATTCACCCAGGAGCGACCATTGGTAAACGATTTTTTATCGATCATGGCATGGGCATCGTTATTGGCGAAACCGCTCAAATTGGTGATGATTGTACTGTCTATCATGGCGTTACTTTGGGGGGAACCAGTTGGAAAGCTGGCAAACGTCACCCAACCTTAGGGAACAATGTTGTCATTGGTGCCGGCGCCAAAGTTCTCGGTCCATTAAATGTTGGCAATAATGCTCGTATTGGCTCTAATGCTGTCGTGGTCAAAGACGTACCTGAAGGGGCTACTGTCGTGGGCATCCCGGGTCGTGTGGTTAACGCCAATATAGAGCAGCAACAAAACCGTGATAAACTGGCCAGTCAGTTTGGCTTTGATGCTTATGCGGTTTCAACTGATAACCCTGATCCCGTTGCCAAGGCAATTGGGCGGATGTTAGACCATATGAACTTAATGGATGAAAAATTAAAAGAAGTTACCCACGCTGTTAATACGGTTGGGGGGAACGTCTGCGATAAAGACCTACCATCTGTGCACGTTAGTGAATTTAACGAGTACGAACAAGAAGCTGCTGAAAAGCGAAAAACCGCCTCAGAAGCTTTTGATCCTAAAATTTAA